In Fusobacterium sp. SYSU M8D902, the following proteins share a genomic window:
- the proC gene encoding pyrroline-5-carboxylate reductase — MKRIGFIGCGNMGEAFLKGIINSQLVEKADIYVYDKLKGDYISNTYQVNQAKEEVEVIDNCDVVFLAIKPNVYFDVIDKIKDSVNSTKILVAMAPGITMEDILEETDNRNSKIVRTMPNLPLMVQEGCIAYAFNENIEDEEKAFFKELFEKIGMAIETKEELFDAVIGASGSSPAFMFMFIEALADAAVYEGLPRSDAYKLVGQTLIGCGKMFLESGKHPGELKDNVCSPGGTTIVGVRYLEESGFRGAIIKAATETIKKSKEMSQNSNNK; from the coding sequence ATGAAAAGAATAGGTTTTATAGGTTGTGGAAATATGGGAGAGGCTTTTCTAAAAGGGATAATAAACTCTCAATTAGTAGAAAAGGCTGATATTTATGTGTATGATAAATTAAAGGGAGATTATATCTCTAATACTTATCAAGTAAACCAAGCTAAAGAAGAGGTAGAGGTTATTGATAATTGTGATGTTGTATTTTTAGCAATTAAACCAAACGTTTATTTTGATGTGATAGATAAGATAAAAGATTCAGTAAATAGCACGAAAATATTGGTAGCTATGGCTCCTGGAATAACTATGGAAGATATTTTAGAGGAGACAGATAATAGAAATAGTAAGATAGTAAGAACTATGCCAAACCTACCTTTGATGGTTCAAGAGGGATGTATAGCTTATGCTTTTAATGAGAATATTGAAGATGAAGAGAAGGCTTTCTTCAAAGAGTTATTTGAAAAAATAGGAATGGCAATTGAGACAAAAGAGGAGCTATTTGATGCTGTAATAGGAGCTTCAGGTTCATCACCAGCATTTATGTTTATGTTTATAGAAGCATTAGCAGATGCTGCTGTATATGAGGGATTACCAAGAAGTGATGCATATAAATTAGTAGGACAGACTCTAATTGGTTGTGGAAAGATGTTCTTAGAGAGTGGTAAGCATCCTGGAGAGTTAAAGGACAATGTATGTTCACCTGGTGGAACAACAATAGTAGGTGTAAGATATTTAGAAGAGAGTGGTTTTAGAGGAGCGATTATAAAAGCTGCAACTGAAACTATAAAAAAATCTAAGGAAATGAGCCAAAATAGCAATAATAAATAA
- a CDS encoding LysE family translocator, with protein sequence MFGIINYGMYITSSIILALIPGTDTVFILGQSISNSRKSGIYSALGVCSGILVHTFLAAFGLSIILKNSITAFNIVKSLGALYLVYMGIKSIRSKEDMLISDGEKSKENLKKSFVQGVISNVLNPKVALFFLAFLPQFVDNENTYGALPFAILGLTSFMISGIWCVSLSIFASLISKFLKRNKNFGKIINKISGTIFIILGINLLKAKING encoded by the coding sequence ATGTTTGGTATAATTAACTATGGAATGTATATTACATCTAGTATAATTTTAGCTTTGATCCCAGGAACGGATACTGTATTTATATTGGGACAATCTATATCTAATAGTAGAAAATCTGGTATCTATTCAGCATTAGGAGTTTGTTCAGGGATCTTAGTACACACTTTTTTAGCAGCTTTTGGACTGTCTATAATATTAAAAAATTCAATTACTGCATTCAATATTGTGAAGAGTTTAGGAGCACTTTACCTTGTTTATATGGGGATTAAAAGTATAAGATCTAAAGAGGATATGTTGATTAGTGATGGAGAAAAGAGTAAGGAGAATTTAAAAAAATCTTTTGTTCAAGGGGTAATTTCAAATGTTTTAAATCCTAAAGTTGCACTGTTTTTCTTAGCTTTTTTACCACAGTTTGTAGATAATGAAAATACATATGGAGCTTTGCCATTTGCTATTTTAGGATTAACATCATTTATGATCTCTGGAATTTGGTGTGTATCTCTTTCAATTTTTGCATCACTTATCTCAAAATTTCTAAAAAGAAATAAAAATTTTGGAAAGATAATTAATAAAATTTCTGGAACAATTTTTATAATTTTGGGTATAAATTTACTCAAAGCTAAAATAAATGGGTAG
- the infC gene encoding translation initiation factor IF-3, which translates to MEVLTITDKIRINEKIKGKEFRIISSSGEQLGVMSANAALDLARQEGLDLVEIAATAKPPVCKIMDFGKYRYEQTRKAKEAKKNQKQTVVKEVKVTARIDSHDLDTKVSQIKKFLEKENKVKVTLVLFGREKMHATLGVDTLDEIAERFAEIAEADKKYNDKQKHIILSPKK; encoded by the coding sequence ATGGAGGTGCTTACTATTACTGATAAAATTAGAATTAATGAAAAAATAAAAGGAAAAGAGTTTAGAATAATCTCATCTTCTGGAGAACAATTAGGAGTTATGAGTGCTAATGCAGCTCTTGACTTAGCAAGACAAGAGGGATTAGACTTAGTTGAGATAGCAGCTACTGCAAAGCCACCTGTATGTAAAATAATGGATTTTGGAAAATACAGATATGAGCAGACAAGAAAAGCTAAAGAAGCTAAGAAAAATCAAAAGCAAACAGTTGTTAAAGAGGTAAAAGTAACAGCTAGAATAGATAGTCATGACTTAGATACAAAAGTATCTCAAATTAAAAAGTTCTTAGAGAAAGAAAATAAAGTAAAAGTAACATTAGTGTTATTTGGAAGAGAGAAAATGCATGCTACATTAGGTGTAGATACACTTGATGAGATAGCAGAAAGATTTGCTGAAATAGCTGAAGCCGATAAAAAATACAACGATAAGCAAAAACATATAATCTTATCACCTAAAAAATAA
- the rpmI gene encoding 50S ribosomal protein L35, which produces MPKMKTHRGAKKRIKVTGTGKFVVKHSGKSHILTKKDRKRKNNLKKDFVVTETLTRHMKALLPYGAGR; this is translated from the coding sequence ATGCCAAAAATGAAGACTCATAGAGGAGCTAAAAAAAGAATTAAAGTTACAGGAACAGGTAAATTTGTAGTTAAACATTCAGGAAAAAGCCATATCTTAACTAAGAAAGATAGAAAAAGAAAAAACAACTTAAAGAAAGATTTCGTAGTAACTGAAACTTTAACAAGACATATGAAAGCATTATTACCATATGGAGCAGGAAGATAA
- the rplT gene encoding 50S ribosomal protein L20 translates to MRVKTGIVRRRKHKKVLKTAKGFRGASGDVIKQAKQATMRAAAYSTRDRKVTKRRMRQLWIIRINTAARLNGLTYSTLMNGLKKAGIVLDRKVLADIALNNAAEFAKLAETAKAAL, encoded by the coding sequence ATGAGAGTTAAAACTGGTATAGTTAGAAGAAGAAAGCATAAAAAAGTTTTAAAAACAGCTAAAGGATTTAGAGGTGCTTCTGGTGACGTTATAAAACAAGCTAAACAAGCTACAATGAGAGCAGCAGCTTATTCAACAAGAGATAGAAAAGTAACAAAAAGAAGAATGAGACAATTATGGATCATCAGAATTAATACAGCAGCTAGATTAAATGGATTAACTTATTCAACATTAATGAATGGTCTTAAGAAAGCTGGAATCGTATTAGATAGAAAAGTATTAGCAGATATCGCTTTAAACAATGCAGCTGAGTTCGCTAAATTAGCAGAAACTGCAAAAGCAGCTTTATAA
- the glyA gene encoding serine hydroxymethyltransferase, which yields MKKLYEIDREIFDAIELEKKRQNEGIELIASENFVSEGVLEAAGSIMTNKYAEGYPDKRYYGGCEFVDVAEKLAIERAKKLFNVNYVNVQPHSGSQANMGVYKALLNIGDTILGMKLDHGGHLTHGKNVNFSGKDYNIVSYSVSQNDEKIDYDEVEKIALETKPKLIIAGASAYSRVIDFKRFREIADKVGAYLMVDMAHIAGLVAAGVHPSPVPYADVVTTTTHKTLRGPRGGIIMTNNEEIAKKIDKTIFPGIQGGPLMHIIAAKAVAFKEALSSEFIEYQKQIVKNAQTLAKVLEKGGLRIVSGGTDNHMMLIDVKSKGFTGAEVEKALDKAGITVNKNGIPYDTEKPMVTSGIRIGTPAVTTRGMKESEMEIIGHFILKVIDNIKNDSELAKIKDEVKLFCLKYPLYI from the coding sequence ATGAAAAAACTTTATGAAATTGATAGAGAAATTTTTGACGCAATAGAATTGGAGAAAAAAAGACAAAATGAGGGAATTGAACTTATTGCCTCTGAAAACTTTGTATCTGAAGGAGTTTTGGAAGCTGCTGGAAGTATTATGACTAACAAGTATGCTGAAGGGTATCCTGACAAGAGATATTATGGTGGTTGTGAATTTGTTGATGTAGCAGAAAAATTAGCAATTGAAAGAGCTAAAAAATTATTTAATGTAAACTATGTAAATGTACAACCTCATTCTGGATCTCAAGCTAATATGGGTGTATATAAAGCTCTTCTAAACATAGGAGATACTATTTTAGGTATGAAACTAGATCATGGTGGACACTTAACTCATGGTAAAAATGTAAACTTCTCAGGTAAAGACTATAACATTGTATCTTATAGTGTATCTCAAAATGATGAGAAGATAGATTATGACGAAGTTGAAAAGATAGCTTTAGAAACTAAACCAAAACTTATTATTGCTGGAGCTAGTGCTTACTCAAGAGTTATTGACTTTAAAAGATTTAGAGAGATTGCAGATAAGGTTGGAGCTTACCTTATGGTTGATATGGCTCATATTGCTGGCTTGGTTGCTGCTGGTGTACATCCATCTCCTGTACCATATGCAGATGTAGTTACTACAACTACTCACAAAACTCTAAGAGGACCTCGTGGTGGTATAATTATGACTAACAATGAGGAGATTGCTAAAAAAATAGATAAAACTATTTTTCCAGGTATACAAGGTGGTCCATTGATGCATATTATTGCTGCTAAAGCTGTGGCATTCAAAGAGGCTCTATCTTCTGAATTTATCGAATACCAAAAACAAATTGTAAAAAATGCTCAAACACTAGCTAAAGTTTTAGAAAAAGGTGGACTTAGAATTGTAAGTGGTGGAACTGACAACCATATGATGCTAATTGATGTAAAATCTAAAGGTTTTACTGGTGCAGAGGTAGAAAAAGCTTTAGATAAAGCTGGTATTACAGTTAATAAAAATGGAATTCCATATGATACTGAAAAACCTATGGTTACAAGTGGAATTAGAATAGGTACTCCTGCTGTGACTACAAGAGGTATGAAAGAGAGCGAAATGGAGATTATTGGTCACTTTATCTTAAAAGTTATTGATAATATTAAAAACGATAGTGAGTTAGCTAAGATAAAAGATGAAGTTAAACTATTCTGTTTAAAATATCCATTATACATATAG
- a CDS encoding arsenate reductase family protein yields the protein MSVLFINYPKCSTCINARKWLEENKIDFESRHIVENNPTKEELKKYIALSGLPAKKFFNTSGILYREMNLKEKLTTASEDEMIEILSSNGMLVKRPLVISDKGILIGFKKDKWEEFFK from the coding sequence ATGTCAGTATTATTTATTAATTATCCTAAGTGTTCTACTTGTATAAATGCCAGAAAATGGCTAGAAGAGAATAAAATAGATTTTGAAAGTAGACATATTGTAGAAAATAATCCTACTAAAGAGGAATTAAAAAAATACATTGCTCTTAGTGGACTACCTGCAAAAAAGTTTTTTAATACAAGTGGAATCTTATACAGAGAGATGAATTTAAAAGAAAAACTTACAACTGCTAGTGAAGATGAGATGATAGAAATTCTATCCTCTAATGGTATGTTAGTTAAAAGACCTTTAGTTATTTCTGACAAGGGTATTTTAATCGGTTTTAAAAAAGATAAGTGGGAAGAGTTTTTTAAATAA
- the brnQ gene encoding branched-chain amino acid transport system II carrier protein, protein MYKTKDIVLTGFALFAMLFGAGNLIFPPTVGYIVGDNWKLAAFGFFITGIGFPLMGIIASGFAGTELDHFSDRVSPMFSRVFNTALILAIGPFLAIPRTGATAFEVMMTPYVGMGNSTVKFIFLLIYFGIVLLFSLRESAVIDRIGKILTPILLIVLAIIIFKGVTTPIGELISTGTENNFRFGFYNGYQTMDTLAAIIFASIILKTINGKNKGLERKDQLIFLLKASAIAVVGLAIVYGGLLYIGATSTSVLENKGTTQLLNAIVEKLLGKSGNLLLGVCVAGACLTTAIGLTATVGDYFSSIFNTKYEKIVVVNILVSLIFANFGVDLIVKIAAPILTFIYPIAIVLIVLNFFKKYFDDRGIFIGCVIGAGFIGGIETLQMLGYCPATLYSFYLKLPFQDYGLAWLIPSAVVGGLFRAVEKIKQK, encoded by the coding sequence ATTTATAAGACTAAGGATATTGTATTAACGGGATTTGCACTATTTGCAATGTTATTTGGAGCTGGAAATTTAATATTTCCACCTACAGTTGGATATATAGTAGGAGATAATTGGAAGTTAGCAGCATTTGGATTTTTTATTACGGGAATAGGATTTCCATTGATGGGGATAATAGCATCTGGATTTGCAGGAACTGAATTGGATCACTTTTCAGATAGAGTATCACCAATGTTTAGTAGAGTGTTTAACACTGCTCTAATTTTGGCTATTGGACCTTTTTTAGCGATTCCAAGAACAGGGGCAACAGCTTTTGAAGTTATGATGACTCCATATGTAGGAATGGGGAATTCAACTGTAAAGTTTATATTTTTACTTATTTACTTTGGAATAGTTTTACTTTTCTCTTTAAGAGAGAGTGCTGTAATTGATAGAATTGGAAAAATTTTAACTCCAATCCTTTTAATAGTTTTAGCTATAATAATTTTTAAAGGGGTAACTACTCCAATAGGAGAATTGATCTCTACAGGGACAGAAAATAATTTTAGATTTGGATTTTACAATGGTTATCAAACAATGGACACACTTGCAGCTATAATATTTGCAAGTATAATTTTAAAGACAATAAATGGCAAGAATAAAGGTTTAGAGAGAAAAGATCAATTGATATTTCTTTTAAAAGCTAGTGCTATAGCTGTAGTAGGATTGGCTATAGTATATGGAGGATTGCTTTATATAGGGGCAACATCAACATCAGTATTAGAAAATAAGGGAACAACACAACTTTTAAATGCAATTGTTGAGAAACTTTTAGGTAAGAGTGGAAACTTATTATTAGGAGTATGTGTGGCAGGAGCTTGTTTGACAACTGCTATTGGACTTACAGCAACTGTTGGAGATTACTTTAGTTCAATCTTCAATACAAAATATGAAAAAATAGTTGTAGTAAATATATTAGTAAGTCTTATTTTTGCTAACTTTGGAGTGGATTTAATAGTGAAGATTGCTGCTCCGATATTAACATTTATCTATCCAATAGCTATAGTTTTAATTGTGCTAAATTTCTTTAAAAAGTATTTTGACGATAGAGGAATATTTATAGGTTGTGTAATTGGAGCTGGATTTATTGGTGGAATAGAGACATTACAAATGTTAGGATATTGTCCAGCAACTCTATATAGCTTCTATTTAAAATTACCATTCCAAGATTATGGATTAGCTTGGTTAATTCCTAGTGCAGTAGTTGGTGGATTATTTAGAGCAGTAGAAAAGATAAAACAAAAATAG
- a CDS encoding acyl-CoA dehydrogenase family protein produces MNFKFSNEQELFLSKVRELTAKEVAPIAAQIDKDASFPFNSIKALGANGVMGIPFDKKYGGLGMDNLTYVAAVEELSKACASTGVIMSAHTSLCSWPIYTYGNEEQKTKYLIPLASGKKLGAFGWTESEAGTRTTAVKENNHYTLNGKKVLITNSHEADIFVVFAKTNFEDNSISAFIVERGTKGFSVGEAEDKMGVRGSSTAELIFDNCVIPEENLLGNLGEGLKVAMTTLNGGRIGVAAQAVGIAQGALDSAIEYVKNRMQLGKPISHHQNIQFVIADLQTKIEAARFMTYRAATMKDLGEDYGYMASMAKLFCSEVAMEVTTKAVQLFGGNGYSKKFPVERMMRDAKVTEIYEGTSEVQKVVIAAHMGIK; encoded by the coding sequence ATGAATTTTAAATTTTCCAATGAACAAGAATTATTTTTATCTAAAGTTAGAGAGTTAACAGCTAAAGAGGTTGCTCCTATAGCTGCACAAATTGACAAGGATGCTTCTTTCCCTTTTAATTCAATTAAAGCATTAGGTGCCAATGGTGTTATGGGAATTCCATTTGATAAAAAATATGGTGGACTTGGAATGGATAATTTAACTTATGTAGCAGCTGTTGAAGAGTTATCAAAAGCTTGTGCCTCTACTGGTGTTATAATGTCAGCACACACTTCTCTTTGCTCTTGGCCTATATATACTTATGGTAATGAGGAGCAAAAAACAAAATATCTTATTCCTTTAGCAAGTGGAAAGAAATTAGGAGCTTTTGGTTGGACAGAATCTGAAGCTGGAACTAGAACAACTGCAGTTAAAGAGAATAATCATTACACACTTAATGGAAAAAAAGTTTTAATAACTAATTCACATGAAGCTGATATCTTTGTGGTATTTGCTAAAACAAACTTTGAAGATAACAGCATCTCAGCTTTTATTGTTGAAAGAGGAACTAAAGGATTCTCAGTTGGAGAAGCTGAAGATAAAATGGGTGTAAGAGGTTCATCTACTGCTGAATTAATCTTTGATAACTGTGTTATCCCAGAAGAAAATCTACTTGGTAATTTAGGAGAGGGATTAAAAGTTGCTATGACTACTTTAAACGGAGGTAGAATTGGAGTGGCTGCTCAAGCTGTTGGAATTGCTCAAGGAGCTTTGGATTCTGCTATTGAATATGTTAAAAATAGAATGCAACTTGGAAAACCAATATCACATCACCAAAACATTCAGTTTGTTATAGCTGATCTACAAACTAAAATAGAAGCTGCTAGATTTATGACTTACAGAGCTGCTACTATGAAAGATTTAGGAGAAGACTATGGATATATGGCATCTATGGCTAAACTATTCTGTTCTGAGGTAGCTATGGAAGTTACTACAAAAGCTGTTCAATTATTTGGTGGAAATGGATATTCTAAAAAATTCCCTGTTGAAAGAATGATGAGAGATGCTAAAGTTACTGAGATCTATGAAGGAACTTCAGAGGTTCAAAAAGTAGTTATAGCTGCTCATATGGGTATTAAATAG
- a CDS encoding LysR family transcriptional regulator yields the protein MLDFRVSTFIELCRTRNYTKTAENLHMTQPAVSQHIKYLEEFYECKLFSYNKKVLSITEQGEALYKYLITMSSDANKIKAEIKEMDPSKRTLHFGATFTIGEYIIPKIVSAICTEYPEVNISFIIRDTSELLEELKKGNIDFAFIEGFFEKTEYENYLFSKEKFVGICAANNPIATEVTEFEDIVKERIILRESGSGTRDIFEKILYDNNLSLSNFSKKYELENISLIKELVKENKGISFIYERAVEKEIATRKIATINLQNFFEEREFNFVFLKESIHREEYKRWYDFMKKVYDNSK from the coding sequence ATGTTAGATTTCAGGGTTAGCACGTTTATAGAGTTATGTAGAACAAGGAATTATACTAAAACAGCTGAGAATTTACATATGACTCAACCAGCTGTGAGTCAACATATTAAATATTTAGAAGAGTTTTATGAATGTAAACTATTTTCTTATAATAAAAAGGTTCTTTCAATAACTGAGCAGGGAGAAGCATTATATAAATATTTAATCACTATGAGTTCAGATGCCAATAAGATAAAAGCTGAAATTAAAGAGATGGATCCAAGTAAGAGAACACTTCATTTTGGGGCGACATTTACAATTGGTGAATATATAATACCAAAGATAGTTTCAGCTATTTGTACTGAATATCCAGAGGTAAATATATCATTTATAATAAGGGATACAAGTGAGCTTTTAGAAGAATTGAAAAAAGGAAATATAGATTTTGCATTTATAGAGGGATTTTTTGAAAAAACTGAGTATGAAAACTATCTTTTTTCAAAGGAAAAATTTGTTGGAATATGTGCTGCTAATAATCCGATAGCTACAGAAGTTACAGAGTTTGAGGACATTGTAAAAGAGAGAATAATATTGAGAGAGAGTGGATCTGGAACAAGAGATATTTTTGAAAAGATACTATATGATAACAATCTATCTTTGAGTAATTTTAGTAAAAAATATGAGCTTGAGAATATAAGTTTGATAAAAGAGTTGGTAAAAGAGAATAAAGGAATTTCGTTTATATATGAAAGAGCAGTTGAAAAGGAGATAGCAACTAGGAAAATTGCTACAATAAATTTACAAAACTTTTTTGAAGAGAGAGAGTTTAATTTTGTATTTTTAAAGGAGAGCATACATAGAGAAGAGTATAAAAGATGGTATGATTTTATGAAAAAAGTTTATGACAACTCTAAATAA
- a CDS encoding dicarboxylate/amino acid:cation symporter: MSKKINLTTKIFIALILGIITGLVLHPLKDNVIVNNYIVNFVFNLLGNGFIRAIRMVVVPLVLCSLVIGAAGIEDVTKLGRIGIKTLTFYLSTTAVAVVLALVGGNIINPGRGVNIGEIATSEVTIAKTKPFVDILLDMIPINPAEAMANGNMLQIIVFAILVGIAISLLGSKADNIKRIFEEGNALSLKLVEMIMIFAPLGVYGLISKTFTTLGYVALLPLFKYFIGVVIILALHCLITYQGILVLFGKYNPMKFFKNFAPTMMVGFSTASSSACLPSSLKSMQENFGVSKAISSFTIPLGNTINMDGTAVMQGVATIFIAQIYGIDLTMGNYITIILTATLASIGTAGVPGVGVIMLGMVLVQIGLPLEGIGLVMGIDRFVDMFRTMVNVTGDAVCTIVIAKTEGEELK; this comes from the coding sequence ATGAGCAAAAAGATAAACTTGACTACTAAAATTTTTATAGCTTTGATACTGGGGATAATTACAGGGTTGGTATTACATCCTCTAAAGGACAATGTAATAGTTAATAATTATATTGTAAATTTTGTATTTAATCTATTAGGAAATGGATTTATAAGAGCTATAAGAATGGTGGTTGTACCATTGGTACTGTGCTCATTGGTTATTGGAGCTGCTGGAATAGAGGATGTTACTAAGTTAGGAAGAATAGGGATAAAAACATTGACATTTTACCTTTCAACAACAGCAGTTGCAGTTGTATTAGCTTTAGTTGGAGGAAATATCATAAATCCTGGTAGAGGTGTTAATATAGGAGAGATTGCAACATCAGAGGTAACTATAGCTAAAACTAAACCTTTTGTAGATATACTACTAGATATGATTCCTATAAATCCTGCTGAAGCTATGGCGAATGGAAATATGTTACAGATCATAGTTTTTGCTATATTGGTAGGGATTGCAATATCACTTTTAGGAAGTAAAGCTGACAATATCAAAAGAATATTTGAAGAAGGAAATGCATTGAGTTTAAAATTGGTTGAGATGATAATGATATTCGCTCCTTTAGGGGTTTATGGGTTGATATCTAAAACATTTACAACATTAGGTTATGTTGCATTACTACCTCTTTTCAAATACTTTATAGGTGTTGTAATAATCTTAGCACTTCACTGTTTAATCACTTACCAAGGGATATTGGTTCTTTTTGGAAAGTATAATCCAATGAAATTTTTTAAGAATTTTGCTCCAACTATGATGGTTGGTTTCTCTACAGCTTCAAGTAGTGCTTGTCTACCTTCATCATTAAAATCAATGCAGGAAAATTTTGGAGTATCTAAAGCCATATCATCATTTACAATTCCATTGGGAAATACTATAAACATGGATGGAACAGCAGTAATGCAGGGAGTAGCAACTATCTTTATTGCACAGATATATGGAATAGATTTAACAATGGGAAATTATATAACAATAATACTTACAGCTACATTAGCTTCTATAGGAACAGCAGGAGTTCCAGGTGTAGGTGTGATTATGTTGGGAATGGTTTTGGTACAGATAGGACTTCCACTTGAAGGAATAGGACTTGTAATGGGAATTGATAGATTTGTAGATATGTTTAGAACAATGGTAAATGTAACTGGAGATGCAGTTTGTACTATTGTAATAGCTAAAACAGAGGGTGAAGAGTTAAAATAA
- a CDS encoding DUF1847 domain-containing protein produces MYTCDSCQIHACRTGDLTKAPSNCPCRELEKIQELKQYYLEEENMKLAHNSALVEAEGYCQLTRVQEIILFAQKCNFKKLGLAFCIGLSKEAQTFANILRYHGFVVESLICKNGSISKELLNIDRDHQVRPYCEFEPMCNPIGQAKLLNERKTDLNILLGLCVGHDSLFIKYSEAPVTVFAVKDRVLGHNPLAAIYTSNSYYNKKLFNKGEN; encoded by the coding sequence ATGTATACTTGTGATTCATGTCAAATACATGCTTGTAGAACTGGTGATTTAACAAAGGCTCCTAGCAACTGCCCTTGTAGAGAACTTGAAAAAATTCAGGAGTTAAAACAATACTATCTTGAAGAGGAAAATATGAAATTAGCTCATAACTCTGCTCTTGTTGAAGCTGAAGGGTACTGTCAACTTACTAGAGTTCAAGAGATTATACTTTTTGCTCAAAAATGTAATTTTAAAAAATTAGGTTTGGCATTCTGTATTGGATTATCTAAGGAAGCTCAAACTTTTGCTAATATCTTGAGATATCACGGTTTTGTAGTGGAGTCTTTAATCTGTAAAAATGGAAGTATTAGCAAGGAACTACTCAATATAGATAGAGATCATCAAGTTAGACCATATTGTGAATTTGAACCTATGTGCAATCCTATTGGGCAAGCTAAACTTTTAAATGAAAGAAAAACAGATCTAAATATTCTATTGGGACTTTGTGTAGGACACGATAGCTTATTCATCAAATATTCTGAAGCACCAGTTACTGTATTCGCTGTCAAAGACAGAGTACTTGGACACAATCCTCTAGCTGCTATCTACACTTCAAATTCATACTATAATAAAAAACTTTTTAACAAGGGAGAAAATTAA